A window of Solanum stenotomum isolate F172 chromosome 3, ASM1918654v1, whole genome shotgun sequence contains these coding sequences:
- the LOC125859324 gene encoding uncharacterized protein LOC125859324, with amino-acid sequence MEALLVRKLGDPTLPPNASENSSLDLSTSHPIPNLKSPTSVRVRIKATSLNFANYLQVLGKYQEKPPLPFIPGSDYSGVVEAVGPNVTKFKIGDHVCSFVALGSFAQFIVADESDLFQVPDGCDLVAAGALPVAYGTSHVALVHRAQLRPKQVLLVLGAAGGVGLSAVQIGKACGATVIAVARGNEKVQFLKSLGVDHAVDLSSANVIESVKGFLKSRKLKGVDVLYDPVGGKLTKDSLKLLNWGAQILVIGFASGEVPVIPANIALVKNWTIHGLYWGSYKIHQPNVLGDSLKELLSWLSKGLITVNISHTFSLAEAHLAFTALKDRRAIGKVMITFDDGKIVKSKL; translated from the exons ATGGAAGCTCTACTTGTAAGAAAACTGGGCGACCCAACTCTGCCACCAAATGCCTCGGAGAATTCATCACTCGATCTCTCAACCTCCCACCCTATTCCTAATTTGAAATCGCCAACCTCCGTTAGAGTTCGAATCAAAGCCACCAGCTTGAATTTCGCAAATTATCTCCAAGTCCTTGGCAAATACCAAGAGAAACCCCCTTTACCCTTCATCCCTGGCTCCGATTACTCCGGTGTTGTTGAAGCCGTTGGCCCTAATGTCACTAAGTTCAAAATTGGAGACCACGTTTGTTCTTTTGTTGCCCTTGGCTCATTTGCTCAATTCATCGTCGCCGATGAATCCGACTT GTTTCAAGTACCTGATGGATGTGATCTAGTTGCAGCTGGTGCACTTCCTGTTGCATATGGGACATCACATGTGGCTCTGGTGCATAGAGCGCAGCTGCGTCCCAAACAG GTTTTACTGGTACTTGGAGCAGCTGGAGGCGTTGGGCTCTCGGCAGTACAAATTGGGAAGGCTTGTGGTGCGACAGTTATTGCAGTGGCTAG GGGAAATGAAAAGGTGCAGTTTTTGAAATCTTTAGGTGTTGATCATGCAGTAGACTTGAGCAGTGCAAACGTCATTGAAAGTGTCAAGGGCTTCCTGAAGTCAAGAAAGCTCAAAGGGGTTGATGTCTTGTATGATCCAGTCGGTGGGAAGCTTACAAAAGATAGCTTAAAGCTATTAAATTGGGGGGCACAAATTCTGGTTATTGGATTTGCAAGTGGGGAAGTACCTGTCATCCCAGCCAACATTGCGTTGGTGAAG AACTGGACAATTCATGGACTGTATTGGGGAAGCTATAAGATACATCAACCCAATGTGCTTGGAGATTCTCTGAAGGAGCTTCTATCTTGGTTGTCTAAGGGTTTGATTACAGTCAACATTTCTCATACATTCAGCCTGGCAGAG